A genomic stretch from Chiloscyllium plagiosum isolate BGI_BamShark_2017 chromosome 2, ASM401019v2, whole genome shotgun sequence includes:
- the LOC122557009 gene encoding uncharacterized protein LOC122557009 isoform X4, whose amino-acid sequence MAMISLYIWLSAVLLSVSVHGSMIYVNGWSMTIADGVRAEEGGSAVLPCSFTHPDTRLTLTGSILWYKGKSWSLIFNCTYLGPDHSQGELCENVIQRDGWNRFRFVGNLSNKDASIMMEGLSLRDAGFYLCHVELNIGRIKSRILTNLEVKAARGNVPVVRGTEGDLVTLPCIFMARDSHTLTTVTWMRKEPYQHIVTFTAQSQGTWTTVHGGNRYDLIGNPWEGNASIRINQLNVRDNHTYLCQVEYLSKLNFQFYQYLIQKEVQLQVIPETFPIVILCIPLVVKLPPLLVMWIILYKQKTRYGISLADSYLQMPKA is encoded by the exons ATGGCAATGATTTCTCTCTACATTTGGCTTTCTGCAGTCCTGCTGTCAGTCTCTGTGCACGGATCAA tgATTTATGTTAATGGGTGGTCAATGACAATCGCGGATGGAGTGAGGGCTGAGGAAGGAGGCTCCGCTGTCTTACCCTGCAGCTTCACCCACCCTGACACTCGCCTCACACTCACCGGCTCAATCTTATGGTACAAGGGGAAATCATGGTCTTTAATCTTTAACTGTACATATCTTGGTCCAGACCATTCCCAGGGTGAGCTGTGTGAGAATGTGATACAGCGGGACGGTTGGAATCGATTCAGATTCGTGGGGAACCTCAGCAACAAAGATGCCTCAATAATGATGGAGGGACTGAGCCTGAGGGATGCTGGTTTCTATCTGTGTCATGTGGAGCTCAATATTGGCAGAATTAAATCAAGGATTCTAACAAATCTGGAAGTGAAAG CTGCTCGGGGAAATGTCCCAGTAgtgagagggacagagggagattTGGTTACTTTACCCTGTATTTTCATGGCCAGAGACTCCCACACCCTGACCACTGTTACCTGGATGAGGAAGGAGCCCTACCAACACATCGTTACATTTACAGCCCAATCACAGGGAACTTGGACAACTGTACACGGTGGAAATCGGTACGACCTCATCGGGAACCCATGGGAGGGAAACGCCTCGATCAGGATAAACCAGCTGAATGTGAGGGACAATCACACTTATCTGTGTCAGGTGGAATACCTGTCAAAACTCAATTTTCAGTTTTATCAGTACCTGATCCAGAAAGAGGTACAGCTGCAGGTCATACCTG aAACTTTCCCCATTGTGATATTATGTATTCCACTTGTGGTGAAACTCCCTCCTCTTCTGGTGATGTGGATCATTTTATACAAGCAAAAAACCAGGTATGGAATATCGCTGGCAGACTCTTATCTACAAATGCCTAAAGCTTGA
- the LOC122557009 gene encoding uncharacterized protein LOC122557009 isoform X1: MAMISLYIWLSAVLLSVSVHGSMIYVNGWSMTIADGVRAEEGGSAVLPCSFTHPDTRLTLTGSILWYKGKSWSLIFNCTYLGPDHSQGELCENVIQRDGWNRFRFVGNLSNKDASIMMEGLSLRDAGFYLCHVELNIGRIKSRILTNLEVKAARGNVPVVRGTEGDLVTLPCIFMARDSHTLTTVTWMRKEPYQHIVTFTAQSQGTWTTVHGGNRYDLIGNPWEGNASIRINQLNVRDNHTYLCQVEYLSKLNFQFYQYLIQKEVQLQVIPETFPIVILCIPLVVKLPPLLVMWIILYKQKTRRSNSVNIAHKYWCVCVTDRERERERENILWERPLIVSEDAARHAELFQQFSFLIQRLSPGPRLTNQRKHPLCI; encoded by the exons ATGGCAATGATTTCTCTCTACATTTGGCTTTCTGCAGTCCTGCTGTCAGTCTCTGTGCACGGATCAA tgATTTATGTTAATGGGTGGTCAATGACAATCGCGGATGGAGTGAGGGCTGAGGAAGGAGGCTCCGCTGTCTTACCCTGCAGCTTCACCCACCCTGACACTCGCCTCACACTCACCGGCTCAATCTTATGGTACAAGGGGAAATCATGGTCTTTAATCTTTAACTGTACATATCTTGGTCCAGACCATTCCCAGGGTGAGCTGTGTGAGAATGTGATACAGCGGGACGGTTGGAATCGATTCAGATTCGTGGGGAACCTCAGCAACAAAGATGCCTCAATAATGATGGAGGGACTGAGCCTGAGGGATGCTGGTTTCTATCTGTGTCATGTGGAGCTCAATATTGGCAGAATTAAATCAAGGATTCTAACAAATCTGGAAGTGAAAG CTGCTCGGGGAAATGTCCCAGTAgtgagagggacagagggagattTGGTTACTTTACCCTGTATTTTCATGGCCAGAGACTCCCACACCCTGACCACTGTTACCTGGATGAGGAAGGAGCCCTACCAACACATCGTTACATTTACAGCCCAATCACAGGGAACTTGGACAACTGTACACGGTGGAAATCGGTACGACCTCATCGGGAACCCATGGGAGGGAAACGCCTCGATCAGGATAAACCAGCTGAATGTGAGGGACAATCACACTTATCTGTGTCAGGTGGAATACCTGTCAAAACTCAATTTTCAGTTTTATCAGTACCTGATCCAGAAAGAGGTACAGCTGCAGGTCATACCTG aAACTTTCCCCATTGTGATATTATGTATTCCACTTGTGGTGAAACTCCCTCCTCTTCTGGTGATGTGGATCATTTTATACAAGCAAAAAACCAG AAGGTCGAACAGTGTCAATATTGCACACAAATACTGGTGCGTGTgtgtgacagacagagagagagagagagagagagagaatatccTATGGGAACGGCCACTTATTGTATCTGAAG atgctgccagacatgctgagctattccagcaattttCGTTTTTGATCCAGAGACTGTCCCCTGGTCCTAGACTGACCAaccagagaaaacatcctctctgcatctaa
- the LOC122557009 gene encoding uncharacterized protein LOC122557009 isoform X2, with amino-acid sequence MAMISLYIWLSAVLLSVSVHGSMIYVNGWSMTIADGVRAEEGGSAVLPCSFTHPDTRLTLTGSILWYKGKSWSLIFNCTYLGPDHSQGELCENVIQRDGWNRFRFVGNLSNKDASIMMEGLSLRDAGFYLCHVELNIGRIKSRILTNLEVKAARGNVPVVRGTEGDLVTLPCIFMARDSHTLTTVTWMRKEPYQHIVTFTAQSQGTWTTVHGGNRYDLIGNPWEGNASIRINQLNVRDNHTYLCQVEYLSKLNFQFYQYLIQKEVQLQVIPETFPIVILCIPLVVKLPPLLVMWIILYKQKTRSNSVNIAHKYWCVCVTDRERERERENILWERPLIVSEDAARHAELFQQFSFLIQRLSPGPRLTNQRKHPLCI; translated from the exons ATGGCAATGATTTCTCTCTACATTTGGCTTTCTGCAGTCCTGCTGTCAGTCTCTGTGCACGGATCAA tgATTTATGTTAATGGGTGGTCAATGACAATCGCGGATGGAGTGAGGGCTGAGGAAGGAGGCTCCGCTGTCTTACCCTGCAGCTTCACCCACCCTGACACTCGCCTCACACTCACCGGCTCAATCTTATGGTACAAGGGGAAATCATGGTCTTTAATCTTTAACTGTACATATCTTGGTCCAGACCATTCCCAGGGTGAGCTGTGTGAGAATGTGATACAGCGGGACGGTTGGAATCGATTCAGATTCGTGGGGAACCTCAGCAACAAAGATGCCTCAATAATGATGGAGGGACTGAGCCTGAGGGATGCTGGTTTCTATCTGTGTCATGTGGAGCTCAATATTGGCAGAATTAAATCAAGGATTCTAACAAATCTGGAAGTGAAAG CTGCTCGGGGAAATGTCCCAGTAgtgagagggacagagggagattTGGTTACTTTACCCTGTATTTTCATGGCCAGAGACTCCCACACCCTGACCACTGTTACCTGGATGAGGAAGGAGCCCTACCAACACATCGTTACATTTACAGCCCAATCACAGGGAACTTGGACAACTGTACACGGTGGAAATCGGTACGACCTCATCGGGAACCCATGGGAGGGAAACGCCTCGATCAGGATAAACCAGCTGAATGTGAGGGACAATCACACTTATCTGTGTCAGGTGGAATACCTGTCAAAACTCAATTTTCAGTTTTATCAGTACCTGATCCAGAAAGAGGTACAGCTGCAGGTCATACCTG aAACTTTCCCCATTGTGATATTATGTATTCCACTTGTGGTGAAACTCCCTCCTCTTCTGGTGATGTGGATCATTTTATACAAGCAAAAAACCAG GTCGAACAGTGTCAATATTGCACACAAATACTGGTGCGTGTgtgtgacagacagagagagagagagagagagagagaatatccTATGGGAACGGCCACTTATTGTATCTGAAG atgctgccagacatgctgagctattccagcaattttCGTTTTTGATCCAGAGACTGTCCCCTGGTCCTAGACTGACCAaccagagaaaacatcctctctgcatctaa
- the LOC122557009 gene encoding uncharacterized protein LOC122557009 isoform X3 — MAMISLYIWLSAVLLSVSVHGSMIYVNGWSMTIADGVRAEEGGSAVLPCSFTHPDTRLTLTGSILWYKGKSWSLIFNCTYLGPDHSQGELCENVIQRDGWNRFRFVGNLSNKDASIMMEGLSLRDAGFYLCHVELNIGRIKSRILTNLEVKAARGNVPVVRGTEGDLVTLPCIFMARDSHTLTTVTWMRKEPYQHIVTFTAQSQGTWTTVHGGNRYDLIGNPWEGNASIRINQLNVRDNHTYLCQVEYLSKLNFQFYQYLIQKEVQLQVIPETFPIVILCIPLVVKLPPLLVMWIILYKQKTRKADPSQVAEVSHVQTAM, encoded by the exons ATGGCAATGATTTCTCTCTACATTTGGCTTTCTGCAGTCCTGCTGTCAGTCTCTGTGCACGGATCAA tgATTTATGTTAATGGGTGGTCAATGACAATCGCGGATGGAGTGAGGGCTGAGGAAGGAGGCTCCGCTGTCTTACCCTGCAGCTTCACCCACCCTGACACTCGCCTCACACTCACCGGCTCAATCTTATGGTACAAGGGGAAATCATGGTCTTTAATCTTTAACTGTACATATCTTGGTCCAGACCATTCCCAGGGTGAGCTGTGTGAGAATGTGATACAGCGGGACGGTTGGAATCGATTCAGATTCGTGGGGAACCTCAGCAACAAAGATGCCTCAATAATGATGGAGGGACTGAGCCTGAGGGATGCTGGTTTCTATCTGTGTCATGTGGAGCTCAATATTGGCAGAATTAAATCAAGGATTCTAACAAATCTGGAAGTGAAAG CTGCTCGGGGAAATGTCCCAGTAgtgagagggacagagggagattTGGTTACTTTACCCTGTATTTTCATGGCCAGAGACTCCCACACCCTGACCACTGTTACCTGGATGAGGAAGGAGCCCTACCAACACATCGTTACATTTACAGCCCAATCACAGGGAACTTGGACAACTGTACACGGTGGAAATCGGTACGACCTCATCGGGAACCCATGGGAGGGAAACGCCTCGATCAGGATAAACCAGCTGAATGTGAGGGACAATCACACTTATCTGTGTCAGGTGGAATACCTGTCAAAACTCAATTTTCAGTTTTATCAGTACCTGATCCAGAAAGAGGTACAGCTGCAGGTCATACCTG aAACTTTCCCCATTGTGATATTATGTATTCCACTTGTGGTGAAACTCCCTCCTCTTCTGGTGATGTGGATCATTTTATACAAGCAAAAAACCAG GAAGGCTGATCCATCACAGGTGGCTGAAGTATCTCATGTGCAAACTGCAATGTAA
- the LOC122557009 gene encoding uncharacterized protein LOC122557009 isoform X5: MAMISLYIWLSAVLLSVSVHGSMIYVNGWSMTIADGVRAEEGGSAVLPCSFTHPDTRLTLTGSILWYKGKSWSLIFNCTYLGPDHSQGELCENVIQRDGWNRFRFVGNLSNKDASIMMEGLSLRDAGFYLCHVELNIGRIKSRILTNLEVKETFPIVILCIPLVVKLPPLLVMWIILYKQKTRRSNSVNIAHKYWCVCVTDRERERERENILWERPLIVSEDAARHAELFQQFSFLIQRLSPGPRLTNQRKHPLCI; this comes from the exons ATGGCAATGATTTCTCTCTACATTTGGCTTTCTGCAGTCCTGCTGTCAGTCTCTGTGCACGGATCAA tgATTTATGTTAATGGGTGGTCAATGACAATCGCGGATGGAGTGAGGGCTGAGGAAGGAGGCTCCGCTGTCTTACCCTGCAGCTTCACCCACCCTGACACTCGCCTCACACTCACCGGCTCAATCTTATGGTACAAGGGGAAATCATGGTCTTTAATCTTTAACTGTACATATCTTGGTCCAGACCATTCCCAGGGTGAGCTGTGTGAGAATGTGATACAGCGGGACGGTTGGAATCGATTCAGATTCGTGGGGAACCTCAGCAACAAAGATGCCTCAATAATGATGGAGGGACTGAGCCTGAGGGATGCTGGTTTCTATCTGTGTCATGTGGAGCTCAATATTGGCAGAATTAAATCAAGGATTCTAACAAATCTGGAAGTGAAAG aAACTTTCCCCATTGTGATATTATGTATTCCACTTGTGGTGAAACTCCCTCCTCTTCTGGTGATGTGGATCATTTTATACAAGCAAAAAACCAG AAGGTCGAACAGTGTCAATATTGCACACAAATACTGGTGCGTGTgtgtgacagacagagagagagagagagagagagagaatatccTATGGGAACGGCCACTTATTGTATCTGAAG atgctgccagacatgctgagctattccagcaattttCGTTTTTGATCCAGAGACTGTCCCCTGGTCCTAGACTGACCAaccagagaaaacatcctctctgcatctaa